Proteins encoded by one window of Vanacampus margaritifer isolate UIUO_Vmar chromosome 17, RoL_Vmar_1.0, whole genome shotgun sequence:
- the LOC144036925 gene encoding solute carrier family 2, facilitated glucose transporter member 3-like has protein sequence MEGQQGKQVTGYLLFSLTTAVIGSLQFGYNTGVINAPEQKLRAFFNDTWMERYGEPIEAGVCTVVWSVTVAIFSVGGMVGSFSVGVMANRFGRRRSMFLVNILAVIGGLLMGSSTLCSSYEMVIAGRLVIGLFCGLFTGLTPMYVGEVSPTPLRGAFGTLHQLGVVVGILIAQILGLEGLLGSPRLWPLLLALTVVPAVLQCILLPFCPESPRFLLINLKQEEQARKALVRLRGSEDVGGDLQEMKEESNKMALEKKVTIPELFRCPAYRQPLLIAVMLQLSQQLSGINAVFYYSTGIFSSAGVSQPIYATIGAGIVNTVFTVVSLFLVEKAGRRTLHLLGLGGMALAALLMTIALLQKEVAGMSYAAILAVMVFVAMFELGPGPIPWFIVAELFSQGPRPAAMAVAGCCNWTANFLVGISFPKLEELCGPWVFLIFMAFLVLFFIFTFIKVPETKGKTFEEISRSFGAAGASGTATAAAASSPEEPRPRTPEGANGTAKEEKEMKKEKLPLVEACAGDNDETAPLQEKSVVVESV, from the exons atgGAAGGACAACAA GGCAAGCAGGTGACGGGCTACCTCCTCTTCTCCCTGACGACGGCCGTCATCGGCTCGCTGCAGTTTGGCTACAACACGGGCGTCATCAACGCACCCGAGCAG AAACTGCGCGCCTTCTTCAACGACACGTGGATGGAGCGCTACGGCGAGCCCATCGAGGCGGGCGTGTGCACGGTGGTGTGGAGCGTCACCGTCGCCATCTTCAGCGTGGGCGGCATGGTGGGCTCCTTCAGCGTGGGCGTCATGGCCAACCGCTTTGGCAGGCGGCGCTCCATGTTCCTGGTGAACATCCTGGCGGTGATCGGCGGTCTGCTGATGGGCTCGTCCACGTTGTGCTCGTCGTACGAGATGGTGATCGCCGGCCGGCTGGTCATCGGCCTGTTCTGCGGCCTGTTCACAGGCTTGACGCCCATGTACGTGGGCGAGGTGTCGCCCACCCCGCTGCGGGGGGCCTTCGGCACTTTGCACCAGCTGGGCGTGGTCGTCGGCATCCTCATCGCTCAG aTTTTGGGCCTGGAGGGTTTGTTGGGTTCGCCGCGCCTGTGGCCGCTGCTGCTGGCGCTGACGGTGGTGCCGGCCGTGCTGCAGTGCATCCTGCTGCCCTTCTGCCCCGAGAGTCCCCGATTCCTGCTCATCAACCTCAAGCAGGAGGAGCAGGCGCGCAAAG CGCTGGTGCGTCTGCGCGGGAGCGAGGACGTGGGCGGCGACCTGCAGGAGATGAAGGAGGAGAGCAACAAGATGGCGCTGGAGAAGAAGGTGACCATCCCGGAGCTCTTCCGCTGCCCGGCCTACCGCCAGCCGCTGCTCATCGCCGTCATGCTGCAGCTGTCGCAGCAGCTGTCTGGCATCAACGCC GTCTTCTACTACTCGACGGGCATCTTTAGCTCGGCCGGCGTCAGCCAGCCCATCTACGCCACCATCGGCGCCGGCATCGTCAACACCGTCTTCACCGTCGTCTCG CTGTTCCTGGTGGAGAAGGCGGGCCGCAGGACGCTGCACCTGCTGGGCTTGGGCGGGATGGCGCTGGCGGCGCTGCTCATGACCATCGCGCTGCTGCAG aaagagGTGGCGGGCATGAGCTACGCGGCCATCCTGGCCGTGATGGTGTTCGTGGCCATGTTCGAGCTCGGCCCCGGTCCCATCCCGTGGTTCATCGTGGCCGAGCTGTTCTCGCAGGGCCCGCGGCCCGCCGCCATGGCCGTCGCCGGCTGCTGCAACTGGACCGCCAACTTTCTCGTCGGCATCAGCTTCCCCAAACTGGAG GAATTGTGCGGGCCGTGGGTCTTCCTGATCTTCATGGCCTTCCTGGTGCTCTTCTTCATCTTCACCTTCATCAAAGTCCCGGAGACCAAAGGTAAAACGTTTGAGGAGATCTCGCGCAGTTTTGGCGCCGCGGGCGCTTCCGgcaccgccaccgccgccgccgcctcgtcCCCAGAGGAGCCGCGCCCACGCACGCCCGAAGGCGCCAACGGCACCGCCAAAGAGGAGAAGGAAATGAAGAAGGAGAAGCTCCCCCTAGTGGAGGCGTGCGCTGGCGACAACGACGAGACGGCGCCCCTGCAGGAGAAGTCGGTGGTGGTGGAGAGCGTTTAG